A window of the Microbacterium sp. LWH13-1.2 genome harbors these coding sequences:
- a CDS encoding PLP-dependent aminotransferase family protein, translating to MTSRLVEQLGTQNVAGATAASLAEQIRALILDGRLTVGERLPSERALALELRRSRSTTTRVYGLLEGDGYVSRVHGGGTRVTLPHSARASTSSDDDDAIDLSIASMDSTPGLYDATVRSLPRLAALRGTSGYSLRGLPELREAVARRFTERGVETDADEIIITSGALNAFHLVLATIGRRGERALVEQPTFPHALEALHRHGYRLLPTPVDVTGWDERHINDTLLRSRPHVAYLIPDFHNPTGATLSDAERSRIATTARNSGTHVIVDETTAELDIDRGWSPLPMAAYSPQVITVGSMSKIAWGGLRIGWIRAERSLITRLLATRPSFELGTALLEQCIAVELLQDMPALTAHVTARLQAGREAVTEGLASIGGLSMPPAPGGLSAWLDLGAPISTALSLAARDHRLVLPPGPRFSTGGVLERRLRIPITLPPERAADAMGRLQLAWDDVMAGGSSARLEMPNSAVI from the coding sequence ATGACATCACGACTGGTCGAGCAGCTCGGCACGCAGAACGTCGCCGGGGCCACTGCCGCCTCACTGGCCGAGCAGATCCGCGCGCTGATCCTCGACGGTCGACTGACCGTCGGAGAGCGACTGCCCAGCGAGCGTGCCCTCGCGCTCGAGTTGCGCCGCTCACGGTCGACGACGACGCGCGTGTACGGGCTCCTCGAAGGTGACGGCTACGTGTCCCGTGTGCACGGCGGCGGCACACGAGTCACCCTTCCGCATTCCGCACGCGCCTCCACGAGCTCGGACGACGACGACGCCATCGACCTCTCCATCGCCTCGATGGACTCGACTCCGGGGCTGTACGACGCCACCGTGAGGTCACTCCCCAGACTCGCCGCGCTCCGAGGCACGAGCGGCTATTCGCTGCGAGGACTCCCCGAGCTTCGCGAGGCGGTCGCGCGCCGCTTCACCGAACGCGGAGTCGAGACAGATGCCGACGAGATCATCATCACATCGGGTGCACTCAATGCGTTCCACCTGGTCCTCGCCACGATCGGCCGACGAGGAGAACGAGCCCTGGTCGAGCAGCCGACGTTCCCCCACGCTCTCGAAGCCCTGCACCGGCACGGGTACCGGCTGCTCCCTACCCCGGTGGACGTCACAGGATGGGACGAACGCCACATCAACGACACGCTCCTGCGCAGCCGCCCGCACGTGGCATACCTCATCCCCGATTTCCACAACCCGACCGGGGCGACTCTGAGCGACGCCGAGCGCTCCCGCATCGCGACGACCGCGCGGAACTCCGGTACGCACGTGATCGTCGACGAGACCACCGCCGAGCTCGACATCGACCGAGGATGGTCGCCGCTGCCGATGGCCGCCTACAGTCCGCAGGTCATCACGGTCGGGTCGATGTCCAAGATCGCCTGGGGCGGGCTCCGCATCGGATGGATCCGCGCCGAGCGCTCGCTCATCACCCGGCTGCTCGCCACCCGACCCTCCTTCGAACTGGGCACCGCGCTCCTCGAGCAGTGCATCGCGGTCGAGCTGCTCCAGGACATGCCCGCGCTCACCGCTCACGTCACGGCGAGGCTGCAGGCGGGGCGAGAAGCGGTCACGGAGGGCCTCGCATCCATCGGTGGGCTGTCGATGCCACCGGCGCCCGGCGGCCTCTCCGCCTGGCTCGATCTCGGCGCGCCGATATCGACGGCGCTCTCCCTCGCCGCACGCGACCACCGGCTCGTCCTGCCGCCGGGACCGCGGTTCTCGACCGGAGGGGTGTTGGAGCGACGCCTGCGAATCCCCATCACGCTCCCGCCGGAGCGCGCGGCCGATGCGATGGGACGACTGCAACTCGCGTGGGACGACGTCATGGCCGGCGGATCGTCCGCGCGCCTGGAGATGCCGAACTCGGCGGTCATCTGA
- a CDS encoding DUF3145 domain-containing protein translates to MATAYARGVVFVHSAPRALCPHLEWAVGRAIGRAVNFDWSDQPVLDGARRAEFYWDGPVGTGAALATAIRGWEHLRFEVTEDPTPRSDGGRWLHTPDLGIHYAQTDAAGNIVIGEDRIRYAMEIAAGSASELQRELDIALGSAWDEELEPFRHASDDARVVWLHKVG, encoded by the coding sequence ATGGCGACGGCTTACGCACGCGGAGTGGTTTTCGTCCACTCTGCACCTCGCGCGCTCTGCCCGCACCTGGAATGGGCGGTAGGACGCGCTATCGGTCGTGCGGTGAACTTCGACTGGAGCGACCAGCCGGTGCTCGACGGCGCACGCCGTGCCGAGTTCTACTGGGACGGCCCGGTCGGTACCGGTGCGGCACTTGCCACCGCGATCCGCGGCTGGGAGCACCTCCGCTTCGAGGTGACCGAGGACCCCACGCCTCGCAGCGACGGCGGACGCTGGCTGCACACCCCTGATCTCGGCATCCACTACGCCCAGACGGATGCCGCGGGCAACATCGTCATCGGCGAGGACCGCATCCGCTATGCGATGGAGATCGCGGCAGGCAGTGCGAGCGAACTGCAGCGGGAACTCGACATCGCCCTCGGCTCGGCCTGGGATGAGGAGCTCGAGCCGTTCCGTCACGCGAGCGACGACGCCAGGGTCGTCTGGCTGCACAAGGTGGGCTAG
- a CDS encoding DUF262 domain-containing protein, with product MSTATNVEATAVNTIEWLAEDSTTIVVPVYQRQYRWDIGGCEQLLSDVRAVAREDESHRHFIGSILSAADDSDADTDLVLIDGQQRITTLMLLVAALRHAVQDSSPELVAELDRVLVRPDDATRTKLRPHDAWAELYESVVLERGDHADRDSRFDDNYAFFRSQVQTDEAPLIWRGLQRLEHVSITLGAEANAQQIFESLNSTGEPLRDHELIHNYILMGLTHTEQLDVETRFWLPIERHTGETIGAFWRHYLVMTTGREVAANGEHGVYSAFRHSFPRVDLDHLQADAEVWRHYAEIYGILLDPSLEKNPEIAQQLRFVNTFGRAAYPLVLSVYSDHSRGLIGRDELIETLEWIQTMYLRRTLVNLPNERLVARLCRARSDGRDALARAFARITPSDERVSAVLKYSELPHPAYVLGRLEGVDESIDFDVEHIVPTVPSDSWSGDGVRPWIDYSDDERNAHRALAPTLGNLTLLEQHLAERVFGESFAVKRDSAYARSTVSETRALERTESWGTAAISERTVRLTADLLRIWARPALPEIDDDGLTPILDAVRRRGWPAGWEREFEYVEYRGERWEVFDVRYLFNRVFRRAWTDTRAAAVAYCAAHGGPIYDAMAWKGQWDQLDESHHLYMGWDSNYMMNAVQGVLQEAGIASEVFVKYSYIGNVM from the coding sequence ATGAGCACTGCGACCAACGTCGAGGCGACAGCTGTCAACACGATCGAGTGGCTCGCAGAGGACTCCACGACCATCGTCGTGCCGGTGTATCAGCGTCAGTACCGATGGGACATCGGCGGATGCGAGCAGTTGCTCTCCGACGTCCGAGCCGTCGCCCGGGAAGACGAGTCCCATCGCCACTTCATCGGTTCGATCCTGTCGGCCGCCGACGACTCCGACGCCGACACCGACCTCGTGCTGATCGACGGCCAGCAGCGCATCACGACGCTCATGCTGCTCGTCGCTGCACTGCGGCACGCGGTGCAGGACTCCTCCCCCGAGCTCGTCGCAGAGCTCGATCGCGTCCTCGTGCGCCCTGACGACGCCACCCGCACCAAGCTGCGGCCCCACGACGCCTGGGCGGAGCTGTACGAGTCGGTGGTGCTCGAACGCGGCGACCACGCCGACCGCGACTCGCGCTTCGACGACAATTACGCGTTCTTCCGCAGCCAGGTGCAGACCGACGAGGCTCCGCTGATCTGGCGGGGGCTGCAGAGACTCGAGCACGTGTCGATCACGCTCGGCGCCGAGGCCAACGCCCAGCAGATCTTCGAGAGCCTGAACTCCACGGGCGAACCGCTGAGAGATCACGAGCTCATCCACAACTACATCCTGATGGGGCTGACACACACCGAGCAGCTCGATGTCGAAACGCGTTTCTGGCTGCCGATCGAACGGCACACGGGAGAGACCATCGGCGCGTTCTGGCGGCACTACCTCGTCATGACGACGGGCCGCGAGGTCGCCGCCAATGGCGAGCACGGCGTGTACAGCGCGTTCCGGCACTCCTTTCCCCGCGTCGACCTCGATCACCTGCAGGCGGATGCCGAGGTGTGGCGGCACTACGCCGAGATCTACGGCATCCTGCTCGATCCTTCACTCGAGAAGAACCCTGAGATCGCGCAGCAGCTGCGATTCGTGAACACCTTCGGCCGTGCGGCCTATCCGCTGGTGTTGAGCGTGTACAGCGACCATTCGCGCGGACTCATCGGACGCGACGAGCTCATCGAGACGCTCGAGTGGATCCAGACCATGTACCTGCGTCGCACGCTGGTGAACCTTCCCAACGAGCGGCTCGTCGCACGTCTCTGCCGCGCCCGCTCCGACGGCCGAGATGCGCTCGCCCGGGCCTTCGCGCGCATCACCCCGTCTGACGAGCGCGTGAGTGCGGTGCTGAAGTACAGCGAGCTTCCGCATCCCGCCTATGTGCTCGGCCGCCTGGAGGGCGTGGACGAATCGATCGACTTCGACGTCGAGCACATCGTCCCGACCGTCCCGAGCGACAGCTGGTCGGGCGACGGCGTGCGCCCCTGGATCGACTACTCGGATGACGAGCGCAACGCCCACCGTGCTCTCGCCCCCACTCTCGGAAACCTCACCCTGCTCGAGCAGCACCTCGCGGAGCGCGTCTTCGGCGAGTCGTTCGCGGTCAAGCGGGACTCGGCGTACGCGCGCAGCACGGTCTCTGAGACCAGGGCACTCGAGCGCACCGAGAGCTGGGGCACTGCCGCCATCTCGGAGCGCACGGTCCGCCTCACCGCCGATCTGCTGCGCATCTGGGCGCGCCCGGCCCTGCCCGAGATCGACGACGACGGACTGACCCCGATCCTCGACGCCGTCCGCCGGCGTGGCTGGCCGGCGGGCTGGGAGCGGGAGTTCGAGTACGTCGAGTACCGCGGCGAGCGGTGGGAGGTCTTCGACGTCCGATATCTCTTCAATCGCGTCTTCCGGCGCGCCTGGACGGACACGCGCGCCGCCGCCGTCGCGTACTGCGCCGCCCACGGCGGACCCATCTACGACGCGATGGCGTGGAAGGGCCAATGGGACCAGCTCGACGAGTCGCACCACCTGTACATGGGGTGGGACTCGAACTACATGATGAACGCGGTGCAGGGCGTGCTCCAGGAGGCGGGCATCGCCTCCGAGGTGTTCGTCAAGTACTCCTATATCGGGAATGTGATGTGA